In the genome of Photobacterium sp. TLY01, one region contains:
- the lnt gene encoding apolipoprotein N-acyltransferase gives MRRIDNLNLMGRLLLAAPAGALATLSFAPYKLWYLAPLSLIIFLTLLQNQRPKTAFWTGLAWGLGLFGSGVWWVHVSIADFGGMPVIAGLFLMVLLVGYLALYPALFGALFARFGQGKPFHQLMLLGPVFWLLLDWVRGWLFTGFPWLWMGYGQIHGPLASFAPILGVEGLTLALVLSCGALVAAGYYRNWRPLTVPVLVLLLAYQVKGIEWVQPEPYKPVKVALVQGNVPQALKWQPEQRWPTLMKYLDLTRENWDADIIIWPEAAIPALEKQVETFLSHLDEAARINQSAVITGVLDKTEQGEFFNNILTLGINRDGEYHYDSASRYSKHHLLPFGEFVPFGDLLRPIAPFFNLPMSSFSRGNFIQSNLDANGYALAPALCYEIAFSEQVRQNVGIDTDMLLTLSNDAWFGRSIGPHQHMEIAQMRALETGKPLLRATNTGVTAVVDHQGQIIAELPQFETGVLRATVTPTKGLTPYTTLGSWPLYLYLLWSVAVSWLLIKRRRGDFRDTTPQEGVH, from the coding sequence ATGAGACGAATCGACAATCTAAACCTGATGGGGCGGCTGCTGCTGGCCGCCCCTGCCGGCGCACTGGCAACCCTGTCTTTCGCCCCTTATAAACTCTGGTACCTTGCCCCGCTCTCCCTGATTATTTTCTTGACCCTGCTGCAGAACCAGCGCCCTAAAACCGCTTTCTGGACAGGTTTAGCATGGGGGTTAGGATTATTTGGCAGTGGTGTCTGGTGGGTCCATGTCAGCATTGCTGACTTTGGTGGCATGCCCGTCATTGCCGGTCTGTTCCTGATGGTGCTACTGGTCGGTTATCTGGCGCTCTACCCAGCCTTGTTTGGTGCCTTGTTTGCCCGCTTCGGTCAGGGCAAACCCTTCCATCAGCTGATGTTGCTGGGCCCGGTTTTCTGGCTGCTGCTGGATTGGGTCAGAGGCTGGTTGTTTACCGGTTTTCCCTGGCTGTGGATGGGCTATGGGCAAATTCACGGCCCGCTGGCCAGTTTCGCACCGATACTTGGCGTTGAAGGCCTGACCCTCGCACTGGTGCTGAGCTGTGGCGCGCTGGTGGCCGCCGGTTATTACCGTAACTGGCGACCGCTGACCGTACCTGTGCTGGTCTTGCTGCTGGCGTACCAGGTAAAGGGCATTGAATGGGTGCAACCTGAACCGTACAAGCCGGTCAAAGTTGCCCTGGTGCAAGGCAATGTCCCACAGGCATTAAAGTGGCAGCCTGAACAGCGCTGGCCAACTCTGATGAAATACCTGGATCTCACCCGCGAAAACTGGGATGCCGATATCATCATCTGGCCGGAAGCGGCGATCCCTGCCCTGGAAAAACAGGTGGAAACCTTCCTCAGTCATCTCGATGAAGCCGCCCGCATCAATCAAAGTGCGGTGATTACAGGCGTGCTTGATAAAACCGAACAGGGGGAGTTTTTCAACAATATACTGACACTGGGTATCAATCGTGACGGTGAGTATCATTACGATAGCGCCAGCCGGTACAGTAAGCATCATCTGCTGCCGTTTGGTGAGTTTGTCCCTTTCGGTGATTTACTGCGCCCGATTGCGCCGTTTTTCAATCTGCCGATGTCATCATTCAGCCGTGGCAATTTTATCCAGTCCAATCTGGACGCCAACGGCTATGCGCTGGCTCCGGCCTTGTGCTATGAAATCGCGTTCAGCGAGCAGGTACGCCAGAATGTGGGCATAGACACCGACATGCTGCTGACCTTATCCAATGATGCCTGGTTCGGCCGCTCCATTGGTCCGCATCAGCACATGGAAATCGCTCAGATGCGGGCTCTTGAGACGGGTAAGCCCTTACTGCGTGCCACCAACACAGGCGTGACAGCCGTTGTTGATCACCAGGGCCAAATCATTGCAGAGCTGCCGCAGTTCGAAACCGGTGTCCTGCGTGCCACGGTGACCCCGACCAAGGGTCTGACACCCTACACCACGCTGGGCAGCTGGCCGCTTTATCTGTACCTGCTCTGGTCCGTTGCCGTTTCCTGGCTGCTGATCAAGCGCCGCCGGGGCGATTTCAGGGACACCACCCCACAAGAAGGTGTCCACTAA
- the holA gene encoding DNA polymerase III subunit delta, whose translation MRVYPEQLAERLKQGLASAYLLAGNEPLLLQETADRVRQQARDTGFLERHSYNIDNQLDWNEVLDNCQALSLFSSRQIIELIMPDSGITATQAKSLQTVIDALHPDILLLVQSPRLNKKQESSAWFKALTTQGIYVPCNTPDARQLPRFIQQRCQQLGLTADAETIQILAQWHEGNLLALAQSLHKLTLIYPDGTLTLPRIQEALNRHNHYTPFQLLDALLAGQAKRSQRIVRQLEAEGVEAIIVLRTLQRELTQLYRMQEMGQQGIPLNRILENFRVWQNRRELYVGALHRLPLPTLLKAIQQLSQLERQAKTDYDTSVWPGLSTLCAMMCGLSKGLPLLPH comes from the coding sequence ATGAGGGTCTACCCGGAACAATTGGCTGAGCGGTTAAAACAAGGCTTAGCCTCCGCTTACCTGCTTGCTGGCAACGAACCTTTGCTGTTACAGGAAACGGCTGATCGCGTGCGGCAGCAGGCCAGAGACACTGGCTTTCTCGAACGCCACAGCTACAACATCGATAATCAGCTGGACTGGAACGAAGTCCTGGATAACTGTCAGGCGCTGAGTCTGTTCTCTTCGCGCCAGATCATTGAACTGATCATGCCGGACAGCGGGATCACTGCGACCCAGGCCAAATCATTGCAAACTGTGATTGATGCCCTGCACCCGGATATCCTGTTGCTGGTGCAGAGCCCGCGCCTCAATAAAAAGCAAGAAAGCAGTGCCTGGTTTAAAGCACTCACCACTCAGGGCATTTACGTGCCCTGCAATACCCCAGACGCCCGCCAGCTGCCCCGCTTTATCCAGCAGCGTTGTCAGCAACTGGGGCTGACTGCCGATGCAGAAACCATTCAGATTCTGGCGCAATGGCATGAAGGAAACCTGCTGGCACTGGCACAAAGCCTGCACAAACTCACCTTGATTTATCCCGACGGCACCCTGACCCTCCCCCGGATTCAGGAAGCGCTCAACCGCCATAATCACTACACCCCATTCCAGTTGCTCGATGCCCTACTGGCCGGTCAGGCAAAACGCAGTCAACGCATTGTGCGCCAGCTCGAAGCTGAAGGGGTCGAAGCCATTATTGTTCTGCGCACATTACAGCGTGAACTGACGCAGCTGTACCGCATGCAGGAAATGGGTCAACAGGGTATTCCGCTGAACCGGATTCTCGAGAATTTTCGGGTCTGGCAGAATCGACGTGAACTCTATGTGGGCGCCCTGCACCGGCTGCCATTACCAACCCTGCTCAAGGCTATTCAACAACTGAGTCAGCTTGAACGCCAGGCAAAGACAGACTACGACACCAGTGTCTGGCCCGGTTTGAGCACATTGTGTGCCATGATGTGCGGGCTGAGTAAGGGCTTACCTTTACTGCCGCACTGA
- the rlmH gene encoding 23S rRNA (pseudouridine(1915)-N(3))-methyltransferase RlmH, with amino-acid sequence MKLQLIAVGTKMPKWVETGFEEYRRRFPKDMPLELIEITAGKRGKNADIARILQKEGEAMLAAVAKGNRIVTLDIPGKRWDTEQLADQLESWKLDGRDVSILIGGPEGLAPACKAAAEQSWSLSPLTLPHPLVRIVMAESLYRAWSITANHPYHRE; translated from the coding sequence ATGAAGTTGCAACTGATTGCGGTCGGCACAAAAATGCCCAAATGGGTAGAAACCGGCTTTGAAGAATACCGTCGTCGTTTTCCGAAAGATATGCCGCTGGAGCTGATTGAAATTACAGCAGGTAAACGGGGTAAAAACGCTGATATCGCGCGCATTTTGCAAAAAGAAGGCGAAGCCATGCTGGCCGCCGTTGCCAAAGGCAACCGTATTGTCACCTTAGATATTCCGGGCAAACGCTGGGACACAGAACAACTGGCCGATCAGCTGGAAAGCTGGAAACTGGACGGCCGGGATGTGTCTATACTGATTGGCGGGCCCGAAGGTCTGGCGCCGGCCTGTAAAGCCGCCGCTGAACAAAGCTGGTCTTTGTCTCCGTTAACGCTGCCACATCCGCTGGTGCGTATTGTGATGGCCGAAAGCCTTTACCGGGCCTGGAGCATCACAGCCAATCACCCATACCACAGGGAATAA
- the mrdB gene encoding peptidoglycan glycosyltransferase MrdB (rod shape-determining protein RodA) encodes MSIMAAAGSKTTLSDRLHIDVPLLLGILTLMGFALVVMYSASGQNLDMMERQAVRMLLSLAVMFILAQIAPRHYEAWAPYLFGVGLLLLVGVLLVGEISKGAQRWLDLGVVRFQPSELIKLAVPLMVARFIGNHPLPPSLKNIIIATLMIFVPTILIAKQPDLGTSILIAASGVFVLFLSGISWRIIIFAGMLIGAFIPVLWFFLMHDYQRTRVLTLFNPESDPLGAGYHIIQSKIAIGSGGITGKGWLHGTQSQLEFLPERHTDFIFAVIAEEWGLSGVIGLLALYLFVIGRGLLLASRAQTAFGRMMAGSIVLSFFVYVFVNIGMVSGLLPVVGVPLPLVSYGGTSMVTLMAGFGILMSIHTHRKMLSKAN; translated from the coding sequence ATGAGTATCATGGCAGCGGCAGGCAGCAAAACCACCTTGAGTGATCGCCTGCACATAGACGTTCCTTTATTATTGGGGATCCTGACGCTGATGGGATTCGCTCTGGTCGTCATGTACAGTGCCAGTGGCCAGAACCTGGACATGATGGAGCGTCAGGCCGTGCGTATGTTATTGTCGCTGGCAGTGATGTTTATCCTCGCCCAGATCGCCCCTCGCCATTATGAGGCCTGGGCGCCCTATCTGTTCGGGGTCGGCTTACTGCTGCTGGTGGGCGTCCTGCTGGTGGGTGAAATTTCCAAAGGGGCACAACGCTGGCTGGATCTGGGCGTCGTCCGTTTCCAGCCCTCTGAATTGATCAAGCTGGCCGTCCCCTTGATGGTGGCCCGTTTTATCGGAAACCACCCACTTCCCCCCAGCCTGAAAAATATCATCATCGCTACCCTGATGATTTTCGTACCAACCATTCTGATCGCCAAACAACCCGATCTGGGCACCTCGATCCTGATCGCCGCATCCGGGGTATTTGTGCTTTTTCTGTCCGGCATCAGCTGGCGGATTATTATTTTTGCCGGCATGCTGATCGGTGCGTTCATCCCGGTGCTCTGGTTTTTCCTGATGCACGATTATCAGCGCACCCGGGTCCTGACACTGTTTAACCCGGAATCCGATCCACTCGGCGCCGGTTATCACATCATTCAGTCGAAAATTGCCATTGGCTCAGGCGGAATTACCGGCAAAGGCTGGCTCCACGGCACCCAGTCACAGCTGGAGTTTTTGCCGGAACGTCACACCGACTTCATTTTTGCCGTCATCGCCGAGGAATGGGGATTGTCCGGGGTCATCGGCCTGCTGGCCCTGTATCTGTTCGTGATCGGCCGCGGGCTGCTGCTGGCCAGCCGGGCACAAACTGCCTTCGGCCGTATGATGGCTGGTAGTATTGTCTTGAGCTTTTTTGTTTATGTATTTGTCAATATAGGCATGGTCAGTGGCTTATTACCTGTCGTGGGTGTACCCCTGCCCCTGGTCAGCTACGGCGGTACTTCCATGGTCACCCTGATGGCAGGCTTCGGTATTCTGATGTCTATCCACACCCACAGAAAAATGTTGTCCAAGGCTAACTGA
- the lptE gene encoding LPS assembly lipoprotein LptE, with translation MSAASSLLSRFRLVFVVVLALATASCGFHLRGNYMLPDDIARLSLTSFDKYGPLTRMVKSQFKLHGIEAVPPSSQVPNLHLLSESLGERTLSLYQNSRAAEYELTYTVSYQVVVPEKGAKRFTTKVNRSFLDNPLTALAKSVERDMLQDEMRQQASRQIMRQLARLTADLNQLDADDAEQPANDGSVTTIETETDTDKQAADQMFDTMDSAAQ, from the coding sequence GTGAGCGCAGCGTCATCCCTACTGTCCCGTTTCCGTCTGGTCTTTGTCGTTGTACTGGCACTGGCCACTGCATCATGCGGCTTTCATTTGCGGGGGAACTACATGCTGCCCGACGATATTGCCCGCCTGTCGCTGACCAGCTTTGATAAATACGGACCGCTGACCCGTATGGTGAAATCCCAGTTCAAACTGCACGGGATTGAAGCCGTGCCACCATCGTCTCAGGTGCCCAATCTGCACCTGCTAAGCGAGTCACTGGGGGAGCGCACCTTATCTCTGTACCAGAACAGCCGGGCTGCCGAGTACGAACTGACCTATACCGTCAGCTATCAGGTGGTGGTGCCTGAAAAAGGCGCCAAGCGCTTTACCACCAAAGTGAACCGCAGTTTCCTGGATAACCCGCTCACTGCACTGGCAAAGTCGGTGGAGCGCGATATGTTACAAGATGAGATGCGTCAGCAGGCCTCACGCCAGATTATGCGCCAGCTGGCCCGTCTGACCGCCGATCTGAATCAGTTGGATGCTGACGATGCAGAACAACCGGCCAACGACGGCAGTGTCACCACGATTGAGACAGAAACCGATACCGATAAACAGGCTGCAGATCAGATGTTCGACACCATGGACAGCGCGGCACAATGA
- the mrdA gene encoding penicillin-binding protein 2, with amino-acid sequence MRRKRLQIRDHQAESSLFFRRAVFSFVGIVALIGVLIANLYHIQVSEFEDYQTRSNDNRIKIVPVSPNRGMIYDRNGVLLAENRPVYSLEVVTEKVPDLDDTFARLKSLLGITEEEVERFDKERRRTRRFNSVPLRNQLTEKEVALFSVNQHRFPGVEVKAYLKRYYPYGDALTHVLGYVAKINDRDLEMLDREERLNNYKATRDIGKLGIEKYYEDLLHGTSGYQEVEVNSRGRIIRTLKYVPPVPGKDLRLNLDIGLQLYVKDLLTEKKIDPETGEEYIKAKRGSVVVMDPKDSSVLAMVSSPSYDPNLFVHGISSKQYSELLNDKDRPLVNRVTLGIYPPASTVKPAIAVAALAEGVITTRTTRNDPGYWKIPNTNSRPFRDWLRWGHGKVSIHKAIEESVDTFFYQIAYDMGIDRLSSWMSKFGYGEYTGIDIAEESKANMPTREWKQARFRQPWYQGDTIPVGIGQGYWTSTPLQIAKATTVLLNNGVVRAPHLLKSIMDAEGETPAKYDVFPPITGVDPKYWQVAKDGMYRVLHGSRGTARRAFYGAEYKAGGKSGSAQVFGLAEDEEYNAEELEEHLRDHALFTAFAPFEHPEYVVAMVLENAGGGSSNGGPVARQIFDHMLLKHDDTDKSTLAEVSQ; translated from the coding sequence ATGCGCAGAAAGCGACTTCAAATCCGGGATCATCAGGCCGAATCATCTCTGTTTTTCAGACGGGCGGTCTTCTCCTTTGTCGGCATTGTGGCCTTGATTGGCGTTCTGATTGCAAATCTCTATCATATTCAGGTCAGTGAGTTTGAGGATTATCAGACTCGCTCCAATGACAACCGCATCAAAATTGTCCCTGTCTCGCCAAACCGCGGCATGATTTATGACCGCAACGGTGTTTTACTGGCCGAAAACAGGCCGGTCTATTCGCTGGAAGTGGTCACAGAGAAAGTCCCGGATCTGGATGATACTTTTGCCCGACTGAAATCGCTGCTGGGGATCACAGAAGAAGAAGTGGAGCGGTTTGACAAAGAGCGTCGCCGTACCCGGCGTTTTAACTCTGTTCCCCTGCGCAACCAGCTCACTGAAAAAGAAGTCGCCCTGTTCTCCGTCAACCAGCACCGTTTCCCGGGGGTTGAGGTCAAAGCCTACCTGAAACGTTATTATCCTTATGGTGATGCACTCACCCATGTTCTTGGTTATGTGGCAAAAATCAATGACAGGGACCTGGAAATGCTCGACAGAGAAGAGCGCCTGAACAACTACAAAGCCACCCGGGATATCGGCAAGCTGGGGATTGAAAAATACTATGAAGACCTGCTGCACGGCACCTCAGGCTACCAGGAAGTCGAGGTCAACAGCCGCGGTCGTATCATCCGCACCCTGAAGTATGTGCCGCCTGTGCCGGGCAAAGATCTGCGCCTGAATCTGGATATTGGCTTGCAGCTGTATGTGAAAGATCTGCTGACCGAGAAGAAAATCGATCCGGAAACCGGTGAGGAGTACATCAAGGCCAAACGGGGCTCTGTGGTGGTGATGGATCCGAAAGATTCCTCCGTGCTGGCGATGGTATCCAGCCCAAGTTATGACCCGAACCTGTTCGTGCATGGGATATCCTCAAAGCAGTACAGCGAATTGCTCAATGACAAAGACAGACCGCTGGTCAACCGCGTCACTCTGGGGATTTATCCGCCGGCGTCAACCGTCAAACCCGCGATTGCTGTGGCAGCCCTGGCTGAAGGCGTCATCACGACCCGAACAACTCGCAACGATCCCGGTTACTGGAAAATCCCGAACACCAACAGCCGGCCATTCCGGGACTGGCTGCGCTGGGGGCACGGTAAAGTGAGTATCCACAAAGCCATTGAAGAGTCAGTCGATACCTTTTTCTATCAGATTGCCTATGACATGGGAATCGACAGACTGTCTTCCTGGATGAGCAAATTTGGCTACGGTGAATATACCGGGATTGATATTGCGGAAGAGAGCAAAGCCAACATGCCGACCCGCGAATGGAAACAGGCCCGTTTCCGCCAGCCCTGGTATCAGGGTGACACCATTCCTGTCGGGATTGGACAAGGGTACTGGACTTCGACGCCACTGCAAATCGCCAAGGCAACCACAGTACTGCTCAATAATGGTGTTGTCCGGGCGCCACACTTGCTGAAAAGCATTATGGATGCCGAGGGTGAAACCCCCGCCAAATATGACGTCTTCCCACCGATTACGGGCGTCGATCCGAAATACTGGCAGGTCGCCAAAGACGGCATGTACCGGGTACTGCATGGCAGCCGCGGTACAGCAAGACGCGCTTTCTATGGCGCTGAATACAAAGCTGGCGGCAAATCCGGCTCAGCGCAGGTTTTCGGTCTGGCCGAGGATGAAGAATATAACGCCGAAGAGCTTGAAGAACATTTGCGAGACCACGCGCTGTTCACGGCTTTTGCTCCCTTTGAACACCCTGAATACGTAGTAGCCATGGTGCTTGAGAATGCCGGCGGCGGTTCCAGTAATGGGGGGCCGGTCGCCAGGCAGATTTTCGACCATATGCTGCTCAAACACGATGACACAGATAAATCGACATTGGCTGAGGTTTCGCAATGA
- a CDS encoding zinc ribbon-containing protein codes for MAKEKDAYESMLEEITEALKHSPDELRHWIETSEKYRTAASDMTKDELALIRAYFKRDLKEFGQNVQESPAPFSESPFYKLVAETIWEGLAEVTDKTQLEWLEVMDDIKHQGIYKAGEVVGLGNLVCEQCGHHQQYTHVRTIEPCTKCGHTQFTRQPLAP; via the coding sequence ATGGCGAAAGAAAAAGACGCGTATGAATCCATGTTGGAAGAGATCACGGAAGCCCTCAAGCATAGCCCTGATGAGCTCAGACACTGGATTGAGACCAGTGAAAAGTATCGCACTGCGGCCAGTGACATGACCAAAGATGAACTGGCACTGATCCGTGCGTATTTCAAACGGGATCTGAAAGAATTCGGGCAAAACGTACAGGAAAGCCCGGCCCCTTTCTCTGAAAGTCCGTTTTACAAGCTGGTGGCTGAGACGATTTGGGAGGGACTGGCAGAGGTGACGGATAAAACGCAGCTGGAATGGCTGGAGGTGATGGATGACATCAAGCATCAGGGCATCTATAAAGCCGGTGAGGTGGTCGGCCTGGGGAATCTGGTCTGCGAGCAGTGCGGACACCATCAGCAGTACACGCATGTCCGCACCATTGAACCCTGCACTAAGTGTGGGCACACCCAGTTCACCCGACAGCCTTTAGCCCCGTAA
- the leuS gene encoding leucine--tRNA ligase → MQEQYRPQDIEPKVQEHWDNNQTFVVSEDPNKEKFYCLSMFPYPSGRLHMGHVRNYTIGDVISRYQRLQGKNVMQPIGWDAFGLPAENAAVKNNTAPAPWTYENIDYMKNQLKLLGFGYDWNREFATCTPEYYRWEQEFFTKLYNKGLVYKKTSSVNWCPNDQTVLANEQVEDGCCWRCDTPVEQKEIPQWFIKITAYAQELLDDLDNLEGWPEMVKTMQRNWIGRSEGVELSFAVEGQNTPLEVYTTRPDTLMGVTYVGIAAGHPLADHAAQNNPALAAFIEECKNTKVAEAELATMEKKGMATGLYAIHPLNGRRVPVYVANFVLMDYGTGAVMAVPAHDQRDFEFATKYGLDIVPVIKPADGSELDISEAAYTEKGVLFDSGEFDGLDFQAAFDAIAAKLEAEGKGKKTVNFRLRDWGVSRQRYWGAPIPMVTTEDGEVHPVPADQLPVILPEDVVMDGVTSPIKADKSWAETTFNGEPALRETDTFDTFMESSWYYARYCSPQADEMLDSDAANYWLPVDQYIGGIEHACMHLLYSRFFHKLLRDSGMVTSDEPFKQLLCQGMVLADAFYYTSDKGAKVWVSPTEVTLERDEKGRITKATDEQGHELVHSGMTKMSKSKNNGIDPQEMVDKYGADTVRLFMMFASPADMTLEWQESGVEGANRFLKRVWKLVFEHTAKGAVEALDASALSADQKALRRDVHKTIAKVSDDIGRRQTFNTAIAAIMELMNKLGKAPQDSAQDRALLDEALKAVVRMLYPITPHICFELWHALGESQVDHADWPVADDSAMVEDEKLIIVQVNGKLRAKLTVAADAEKDQVEALALSDENVTKFTDDKTIRKVIYVPGKLLNIVAN, encoded by the coding sequence ATGCAAGAACAATACCGTCCACAGGACATTGAACCTAAGGTTCAAGAACATTGGGACAACAACCAAACCTTTGTTGTAAGTGAAGACCCTAATAAAGAAAAATTCTACTGTCTCTCCATGTTCCCGTACCCGAGTGGACGCCTGCACATGGGCCACGTGCGTAACTACACCATCGGTGATGTGATTTCCCGCTATCAGCGCCTGCAGGGCAAGAATGTGATGCAGCCAATCGGCTGGGACGCCTTTGGTCTGCCGGCAGAAAACGCCGCGGTAAAGAACAACACCGCGCCAGCGCCGTGGACTTACGAAAACATCGACTACATGAAGAACCAGCTGAAACTGCTGGGCTTTGGTTACGACTGGAACCGTGAGTTTGCGACCTGTACCCCGGAATACTACCGCTGGGAGCAGGAGTTCTTTACCAAGCTGTATAACAAAGGCCTGGTCTATAAGAAAACCTCATCCGTCAACTGGTGCCCGAATGACCAGACCGTACTGGCCAACGAGCAGGTTGAAGACGGCTGCTGCTGGCGTTGTGATACGCCGGTAGAGCAAAAGGAAATTCCGCAGTGGTTCATTAAGATCACAGCCTACGCCCAGGAGCTGCTGGACGACCTGGACAACCTGGAAGGCTGGCCTGAGATGGTCAAAACCATGCAGCGCAACTGGATTGGCCGCTCAGAAGGTGTTGAACTGTCTTTCGCCGTTGAAGGCCAGAACACCCCACTGGAAGTCTATACCACACGCCCGGACACCCTGATGGGGGTGACTTATGTCGGCATCGCCGCGGGTCATCCTCTGGCTGATCACGCCGCTCAGAACAATCCCGCGCTGGCTGCCTTCATCGAAGAATGCAAGAACACCAAAGTCGCTGAAGCCGAACTGGCGACTATGGAGAAGAAAGGCATGGCCACCGGCCTGTATGCCATCCATCCGCTGAACGGCCGCCGCGTACCGGTTTACGTCGCGAACTTTGTCCTGATGGACTACGGCACAGGTGCCGTGATGGCGGTACCTGCCCACGATCAGCGCGACTTTGAATTCGCCACCAAGTACGGGCTGGACATCGTCCCGGTTATCAAGCCGGCCGACGGCAGCGAACTGGATATCAGCGAAGCAGCTTACACCGAAAAAGGCGTGCTGTTCGACTCTGGCGAGTTCGACGGTCTGGATTTCCAGGCGGCTTTTGATGCAATCGCCGCCAAGCTGGAAGCCGAAGGGAAAGGTAAGAAAACCGTCAACTTCCGTCTGCGTGACTGGGGGGTTTCCCGCCAGCGTTACTGGGGTGCACCGATTCCTATGGTCACCACAGAAGACGGCGAAGTCCATCCGGTGCCGGCCGATCAACTGCCGGTGATCCTGCCGGAAGATGTCGTGATGGACGGTGTGACCAGCCCGATCAAAGCAGACAAAAGCTGGGCCGAAACCACCTTTAACGGTGAACCGGCGCTGCGCGAAACTGATACCTTCGATACCTTTATGGAATCGTCCTGGTATTACGCGCGTTACTGCTCACCGCAAGCTGACGAAATGCTGGACTCTGATGCCGCCAACTACTGGCTACCGGTTGACCAGTACATCGGCGGGATTGAACACGCCTGTATGCACCTGCTCTACTCTCGCTTCTTCCACAAACTGCTGCGCGACAGCGGCATGGTCACCAGCGACGAGCCGTTCAAACAGCTATTGTGTCAGGGGATGGTGCTGGCAGATGCCTTCTACTACACCAGTGACAAAGGCGCCAAAGTCTGGGTTTCGCCAACAGAAGTGACGCTGGAGCGTGACGAGAAAGGCCGCATTACCAAAGCCACTGACGAGCAAGGTCACGAGCTGGTGCACTCCGGCATGACCAAGATGTCGAAGTCGAAGAACAACGGCATCGATCCGCAGGAAATGGTTGATAAGTACGGTGCGGATACCGTGCGTCTGTTCATGATGTTTGCCTCGCCGGCCGACATGACGCTGGAATGGCAGGAGTCTGGCGTGGAAGGCGCCAACCGCTTCCTGAAACGTGTCTGGAAACTGGTTTTTGAACATACAGCCAAAGGTGCGGTCGAAGCTCTGGATGCTTCAGCACTGAGCGCCGATCAGAAAGCGCTGCGCCGTGATGTGCACAAAACCATCGCCAAAGTCAGCGATGATATTGGCCGTCGTCAGACGTTCAACACGGCAATCGCAGCGATTATGGAGCTGATGAACAAACTGGGTAAAGCGCCGCAAGACAGCGCTCAGGATCGCGCCCTGCTGGACGAAGCCCTGAAAGCTGTGGTTCGCATGCTGTACCCAATCACCCCGCATATCTGCTTTGAGCTGTGGCATGCGCTGGGTGAGTCTCAGGTTGACCATGCTGACTGGCCGGTTGCCGATGACAGCGCGATGGTAGAAGATGAGAAACTCATCATCGTTCAGGTGAATGGCAAGCTACGCGCTAAACTGACTGTCGCGGCAGATGCCGAAAAAGATCAGGTCGAAGCGCTGGCACTGTCAGACGAGAACGTCACCAAATTCACCGACGATAAAACCATTCGTAAGGTCATTTACGTGCCGGGCAAGCTGCTGAACATCGTTGCAAACTAA
- the rsfS gene encoding ribosome silencing factor produces the protein MQLQELHDFVIDKIDDMKALDIVTLDVRGKSSITDLMVVCTGTSNRHVASIADNVNTASKQIDFPPFGISGEEDAEWVVVDLGSVMLHIMQEDARQLYQLEKLWG, from the coding sequence TTGCAGCTACAAGAACTACATGACTTCGTCATCGACAAAATTGATGACATGAAAGCTCTGGACATCGTCACTCTGGATGTTCGCGGCAAATCCAGTATTACTGATCTCATGGTCGTCTGTACCGGGACTTCCAATCGCCATGTCGCTTCGATTGCCGATAATGTCAACACAGCCTCCAAACAGATAGACTTCCCGCCGTTTGGCATCAGCGGCGAAGAAGACGCTGAGTGGGTCGTGGTGGATTTGGGAAGCGTCATGCTGCACATCATGCAAGAAGATGCGCGTCAGCTGTACCAACTGGAGAAGCTTTGGGGCTAA